One stretch of Rhodospirillaceae bacterium DNA includes these proteins:
- a CDS encoding nucleoside-diphosphate sugar epimerase, with amino-acid sequence VEYPDSYPADEPNRRAPDIRKAKLQLEFAPAVDLDEGLKRFLDWADSVYTGEQ; translated from the coding sequence TCGTCGAATACCCCGACAGCTACCCGGCCGACGAACCCAATCGCCGCGCCCCCGATATCCGTAAAGCCAAACTGCAACTGGAATTCGCCCCTGCCGTCGATCTGGATGAAGGCCTGAAGCGTTTCCTCGACTGGGCCGACAGCGTCTATACCGGCGAGCAGTAG